A region of Leishmania mexicana MHOM/GT/2001/U1103 complete genome, chromosome 8 DNA encodes the following proteins:
- a CDS encoding vacuolar protein sorting-associated protein 4 → MSVDFTAKAVELFKKAATLDENKEYEQAYRWYMETIDVFLTAIKYENKNPTKREYMRSKVSDIIARAEKIKEFLDRSKDGDGAAQGGSGATAQKTASASKKAKEDDEDKQRMRSSLGSAIVKVKPNVRWDQIAGLEAAKQALKESVILPTKFPQLFTGKRKPWRGILLYGPPGTGKSYLAKAVATEADGTFLSVSSSDLLSRWLGDSEKLVRSLFEMAREAYKTDGKPSIIFVDEIDSLVSARSDSENDASRRVKTEFLVQMQGVGYDDEGVLVLAATNIPWSLDSAIRRRFERRIYIPLPEFPARVQMFKIHLGDTPNTLVDEDWLELGRRTEMYSGSDIENVVRNALMECIRTLQVATHFKRVVGPDPHDPTRMVNNRLVPCSPGDPDAFPMSAVEITEPELLMPMPVTKEDFIKALRTSKPSVNDEDIERHIKFTADFGQEG, encoded by the coding sequence ATGTCCGTCGACTTCACGGCCAAGGCCGTCGAGCTCTTCAAGAAGGCCGCAACGCTGGATGAGAACAAGGAATACGAGCAGGCGTACCGGTGGTACATGGAGACGATCGACGTGTTCCTGACGGCCATCAAGTACGAGAACAAGAACCCCACAAAGCGGGAGTACATGCGAAGCAAGGTGTCTGACATCATTGCCCGCGCCGAGAAGATCAAGGAGTTCCTCGACCGTTCCAAGGAcggagacggcgccgcccaGGGCGGCTCCGGAGCCACAGCGCAAAAGACCGCGTCTGCCAGCAAGAAAGCCAaggaggatgacgaggacaAGCAGCGCATGCGGAGCAGCCTCGGTAGCGCCATCGTCAAGGTGAAGCCCAACGTGCGCTGGGACCAGATAGCGGGCCTcgaggcggcgaagcaggcCCTGAAGGAGTCCGTCATCTTGCCAACGAAGTTCCCGCAGCTCTTCACTGGCAAGCGCAAGCCGTGGCGCGGCATCCTGCTCTACGGCCCCCCTGGCACGGGTAAGTCCTACCTTGCCAAGGCGGTGGCCACCGAGGCGGACGGCACCTTTCTTAGCGTCAGTAGCTCCGATCTGCTCTCCCGCTGGCTCGGTGACTCGGAGAAGCTCGTGCGCAGTCTCTTCGAGATGGCCCGCGAGGCGTACAAGACAGACGGGAAGCCGTCCATCATCTTTGTGGATGAGATCGACTCTCTCGTCTCCGCGCGCTCCGACAGCGAGAACGACGCTTCGCGGCGTGTCAAGACAGAGTTTCTTGTGCAGATGCAGGGTGTGGGTTACGACGACGAAGGTGTGCTCGTACTAGCTGCCACCAACATCCCATGGTCGCTTGATAGCGCCATCCGGCGTCGGTTTGAGCGCCGTATTTACATACCGCTTCCGGAGTTCCCGGCACGCGTGCAGATGTTCAAGATCCACTTGGGCGACACCCCCAACACGCTCGTCGACGAGGACTGGCTGGAGCTAGGGAGGCGAACAGAGATGTACTCGGGTAGCGATATCGAGAACGTTGTGCGCAATGCTCTGATGGAGTGCATCCGCACGCTGCAGGTGGCGACACACTTCAAGCGCGTTGTCGGCCCTGACCCGCACGACCCCACACGCATGGTGAACAACCGCTTGGTGCCGTGCTCGCCTGGTGACCCGGACGCGTTCCCGATGTCGGCTGTGGAGATCACGGAGCCGGAGCTGCTCATGCCGATGCCAGTGACCAAGGAGGACTTCATCAAGGCACTGCGCACCAGCAAACCTTCCGTGAATGACGAGGATATTGAGCGGCACATCAAGTTCACCGCGGACTTTGGCCAGGAGGGTTAA